The Papaver somniferum cultivar HN1 chromosome 3, ASM357369v1, whole genome shotgun sequence genome includes a region encoding these proteins:
- the LOC113361402 gene encoding auxin-responsive protein SAUR72-like — protein sequence MTATRAIKKILCCGLKNSSSKSANQLPQGHVRVYVGKEEFPCKFEVEANYLNHPLFENLLQLSVEEFGYSYNGALRIACEIDLFKYLLDLLKSRNPVAHYMELQDLISKFYSIRKKGSQ from the coding sequence ATGACTGCAACAAGAGCTATTAAGAAGATTTTATGTTGTGGATTgaagaattcatcatcaaaaTCTGCGAATCAACTCCCACAAGGTCATGTTAGAGTATATGTTGGTAAAGAAGAATTTCCATGCAAATTTGAAGTTGAAGCTAATTATTTAAACCATCCACTCTTTGAGAATTTACTTCAATTATCTGTTGAAGAATTTGGCTACTCATATAATGGTGCATTGAGGATAGCGTGTGAAATTGATCTCTTTAAATATCTTCTTGATCTTCTTAAATCAAGAAATCCAGTTGCTCATTACATGGAGTTACAAGATCTTATATCTAAATTCTATAGCATTAGAAAAAAGGGTTCTCAATAG